The genomic stretch ACCTCAAGCTCGCTCGATGTCATGGCCTGTCTCAATGCCGTACGCACGGCTTTCAGGTCGAAAGCATCGACGACGGCCGGATTCTTTACACCCGCGCCGCGGACCAGGTCCTCGATCACCACCCTGGCGGCCGGCTGTCCGGCGGAGGAGACGCCGCTGCCCGGGTGGCCCTGGTGGCCGGTCATGGCGGTGGTGCCGTTGTCCAGGATGAGTACGCAAATCCTGGCTTGATTGTAAACAGCGTTCAAGAGACCGTTTATACCACTGTGCATGAAAGTGGAGTCACCGATCACGGCGATGGGTTTCTCGTCGAGGCCGGCTTTAGCCATACCCGCCGCCTGGGAAATGCCGGCGCCCATGCAGCCGCAGGTGTCCAGGGCCGATAAGGGGGCAAAAGCGCCCAGCGTGTAGCAGCCGATATCGCCGCAGATGGTTAACTTCGGCGGCCGGGGATTTTTACCGGGGAGAGCGGAGCGGTGCCCCAGGCTGGAGAGAGTGAAGAAGACGCCGGAATGGGGGCAACCGGGACATAAAAGCGGCGGCCGTTTGGCCAGTCCGCCGATCGGCAGGCATTTCGTCGAACTCCCTTCGATGAATCCTGCCTTGGCTGCGGCTTCGCGAATGACATCAGGTGAAAACTCGCCGGAACGAGGGAAAATCTCTTTGCCGGTGACAGTGATGCCGAGAGCTTTAAGATGGAGTTCGATGAATCCGTCGAGTTCCTCGATGACCAATAAGGTATCCACCCGGCGGGCGAATTCGCGTACCAGGTTCGGCGGCAACGGGTAAGTGAGGCCGAGTTTAAGGAAAGAGGCGCCGGGAAAGACCTCCCGGGCATACTGGTAGGAGATGCCGCTAGTTATAATGCCGAGTTTCGGTGAGCCCTCGATAACTTGATTGAGTGAAGAAGTCTCGGCATATCCGGTCAGTTTCGACAAACGTTCGTTGATCTTCGGTACTCTGCCCCGCGCCGCTCCCGGCAGCATTACGAGCTTGCCCGGTTCGTGGCGGAATTCGGGTTTCCGGTCGAGGGTGAGCCCTTCAGCGGTCGTCACCACGCTCTTGGAGTGGCAGACGCGGGTGGTAGGTCTTAATAACACCGGAGTGTCGAAGTCTTCGCTGAGCTGAAAGGCGGCGCGGCTGAAATCGTAGGCTTCCTGAGAGTCGGACGGTTCCAGACATGGCACTTTGCCCAACCGGGCGTAATTGCGGGTGTCCTGCTCGTTCTGAGAGGAGTGAATGCCCGGATCGTCGGCGGACACGATCACCAACCCGCCACGGACGCCGGTCGTCGCCGCGGCCATGAAGGCGTCGGCGGCTACGTTCAGACCGACATGCTTCATCGAAGCCAGCGCCCGCACGCCGGTGTAACTGGCGCCCAGCGCCACTTCGACGGCCACAGCCTCGTTGGAGGACCATTCGGTATAAACGTCCGGGAATCGGGCAATGGCTTCCAGTATTTCGGTTGACGGCGTGCCGGGATAGGCGGCGGCCACACGTAACCCGGCGTGGGCGGCGCCCAGGGCGATGGCTTCATTACCTGAAAGCAGTAAACGTTCCAAAAATACCTCGAATAACGGGTGATTCAGGATAAATTATGGCCGGGGTATTGTCAAACGCAAGCGGGTCCCCGGGGCATTGCCGATTGTTTTTTTCGCGATGCATATTTTGGGAAACAATACCGATTTTCCGCGATTGGGCTCCGGCGGTCCAAACGTGAGATTGTCTGGCGGAAACAAATAATTCAAGTGAAACAATTCTTTTTTTGGCAGATGTCATTATTTACCCCTCCCCGGGGCAGAATTGAATTCTGCCCCGGGGAGGGGACGTTTTTGAAGCTGTTTGGCGGGATCGGCAAAGCGAACACTCATTAATGAAGCCTGATTTCTAACGGGGAGAGCATATGATACCACACGGTCACACCTGGGTTGTCAATAGGATTTTGGCGGGTTGGAAAAATATATATTGACCGTGATACCTCAAAAACAGGGTCAACCTATTGACCTTTATGGTAAAATTAATTATAGGAGCGGCTTGAGTTAAGCCTGAACCATAATTTGGATTTAAGTTGTATTGTACTGGCCGGAGGCCGGGGGCTGCGGCTGGGCCGTAATAAAGCGCTTGAGGCAATAGGTACCCAAACCCTGGTCCAACGCACTGTCTCAAGCCTTATTTTTTGTGACACCGAAATTATCGTCGTGACCGGTCCGCATAACACCGAACTGGGGCTCGAGGAATTCGGGCATGTCCGATTGGTCATCGATGCCTTTCCGGGGCGCGGTCCGCTGGTGGGGATATACACAGGACTTCTTAACTCCCGCGCGGACAAGAACCTGGTTGTGGCATGCGATATGCCGTTCCT from Dehalogenimonas sp. THU2 encodes the following:
- the iorA gene encoding indolepyruvate ferredoxin oxidoreductase subunit alpha codes for the protein MERLLLSGNEAIALGAAHAGLRVAAAYPGTPSTEILEAIARFPDVYTEWSSNEAVAVEVALGASYTGVRALASMKHVGLNVAADAFMAAATTGVRGGLVIVSADDPGIHSSQNEQDTRNYARLGKVPCLEPSDSQEAYDFSRAAFQLSEDFDTPVLLRPTTRVCHSKSVVTTAEGLTLDRKPEFRHEPGKLVMLPGAARGRVPKINERLSKLTGYAETSSLNQVIEGSPKLGIITSGISYQYAREVFPGASFLKLGLTYPLPPNLVREFARRVDTLLVIEELDGFIELHLKALGITVTGKEIFPRSGEFSPDVIREAAAKAGFIEGSSTKCLPIGGLAKRPPLLCPGCPHSGVFFTLSSLGHRSALPGKNPRPPKLTICGDIGCYTLGAFAPLSALDTCGCMGAGISQAAGMAKAGLDEKPIAVIGDSTFMHSGINGLLNAVYNQARICVLILDNGTTAMTGHQGHPGSGVSSAGQPAARVVIEDLVRGAGVKNPAVVDAFDLKAVRTALRQAMTSSELEVVIVRGDCPTLTRKRGTPMQHDIHKCDDCGACLLIGCSAIKRNADGDITIDSGVCVGEYCTLCEQVCPKGAISSGIEVTP